A window of Microcystis aeruginosa FD4 contains these coding sequences:
- a CDS encoding RDD family protein, which translates to MVYPIPPEDNLPQKFPKIPLDRRAYAFLIDFASIWFLSSFANSAPVLQFSLFLLIWWCLRVLLVAQNQGQSLGRWALDMKIIDLRLQRLPGILELSKREAIAGGGAALMMVGLNTFFGNPFSLILLSSPLFADCGMAIGDEQLNRAFHDRIGGTIVIPTRRGFSLDLRLRRFWYQVKGRMRR; encoded by the coding sequence ATGGTTTACCCGATCCCGCCTGAAGATAATCTACCGCAAAAATTTCCGAAAATTCCCTTAGATCGTCGGGCCTATGCTTTCCTGATCGACTTTGCCTCGATCTGGTTTTTAAGCTCCTTTGCCAATAGTGCGCCTGTACTGCAATTTTCCCTTTTTCTCCTGATTTGGTGGTGTTTGCGGGTGTTATTAGTAGCGCAGAATCAGGGTCAGAGTTTAGGACGTTGGGCCTTGGATATGAAGATCATCGATCTACGACTTCAGCGTTTACCAGGAATTTTGGAGTTAAGCAAACGAGAGGCGATCGCTGGTGGCGGGGCAGCTTTAATGATGGTGGGGTTAAATACTTTTTTTGGCAATCCTTTCAGTTTGATTTTATTATCTTCGCCCCTTTTCGCCGATTGTGGTATGGCGATCGGTGATGAGCAATTGAACCGCGCTTTCCACGATCGCATCGGTGGCACGATTGTTATTCCCACCCGTCGTGGTTTTTCTCTCGATCTACGTTTAAGAAGGTTTTGGTATCAAGTTAAGGGCAGAATGAGAAGATAA
- the bioF gene encoding 8-amino-7-oxononanoate synthase, giving the protein MNHPYSWIEDSLKTLHRANWYRRVKTIQGRGGAVIELEGRSLLNFASNDYLGLAADERMIAAAIAATQRYGTGSTGSRLLSGHRDIHRDLELAIASFKNSEDAIVFSSGYLANLGTITCLVAQKDLILGDQYNHSSLKNGAKLSGATVKEYRHNSLEDLENQLLAHRHHYRHCLLLTDTVFSMDGDICPLAGILTLAEIYNCMVLVDEAHATGVMGENGTGCVEYCGCQERELIQMGTLSKALGSLGGYVTGNAKIIDFIRNRAATWIYTTGLSPADTAAARMALEIIRLEPERRQRLHQNISFVKSNLNNFNILPSEAAILCLPVANPGQALELSQKLLEKGIFAPAIRPPTVPTSRLRFTAMATHSLAHLEVLVQSIGESFPT; this is encoded by the coding sequence ATGAATCATCCTTACTCTTGGATCGAGGATAGCTTAAAAACCCTCCATCGGGCCAATTGGTATCGAAGGGTTAAAACCATTCAAGGCCGGGGCGGAGCCGTTATAGAATTAGAGGGTCGATCGCTGCTCAATTTTGCCAGTAATGATTATCTGGGATTAGCAGCCGATGAAAGAATGATTGCGGCAGCCATAGCAGCGACACAACGCTATGGAACCGGAAGCACCGGCTCGCGTCTATTAAGTGGACACCGAGATATTCATCGAGACTTAGAATTAGCGATCGCATCTTTTAAAAATAGCGAAGACGCGATCGTTTTTAGTTCGGGATATTTAGCCAATTTGGGGACAATTACCTGTTTAGTGGCGCAGAAAGACCTGATTTTAGGCGATCAATACAACCACTCTAGCCTCAAAAATGGAGCCAAGTTAAGCGGTGCCACGGTGAAAGAATACCGGCACAATAGTCTCGAAGATTTAGAAAATCAGTTATTAGCCCACCGTCATCACTATCGTCATTGTTTACTGCTCACTGATACAGTGTTTAGTATGGATGGGGATATCTGTCCCCTGGCGGGAATTCTCACTCTAGCCGAGATTTATAATTGTATGGTTTTGGTGGATGAGGCCCACGCCACCGGGGTTATGGGGGAAAATGGCACAGGTTGCGTGGAATATTGTGGTTGTCAGGAACGGGAATTAATTCAGATGGGAACCCTGAGTAAAGCTTTAGGCAGTTTAGGGGGATATGTGACAGGAAACGCCAAAATTATCGATTTTATCCGCAATCGCGCCGCCACTTGGATTTATACTACCGGTTTATCCCCCGCCGACACCGCCGCCGCTAGAATGGCGTTAGAGATTATTCGTCTGGAACCGGAACGTCGCCAACGCCTGCACCAAAATATTAGTTTTGTCAAGAGTAACTTAAATAATTTTAATATATTGCCTTCGGAAGCGGCGATTTTATGTTTACCGGTAGCCAATCCGGGTCAAGCCCTAGAATTATCGCAAAAACTGCTAGAAAAAGGGATTTTTGCCCCCGCCATTCGTCCTCCTACCGTTCCCACCAGTCGTCTGCGATTTACTGCCATGGCCACCCATAGCCTCGCCCATCTAGAGGTTCTTGTCCAGTCTATTGGCGAATCTTTCCCCACATAG
- a CDS encoding type II toxin-antitoxin system PemK/MazF family toxin → MAGRRPKQGWIYFINPYQVSLRCSLGHIYIYELTEPGDVDCRHPSCRCKLNSSHVFRGEHPHIIWTSDQFQDEYNYIETFTVLPLTTKTRDTGLPTTYPLPPNQNNGLSEKSYVLVHQLTTVDANCFKNSNGNWLERVGQVTKDDRQEIDERLKYFLAMPENPEDWLIKNASPEILVKVFDCLPSVETKKQAIEQLIDRLEE, encoded by the coding sequence TTGGCGGGAAGAAGACCAAAGCAGGGCTGGATTTATTTCATTAATCCCTATCAAGTTTCGTTAAGATGTAGTTTGGGTCATATTTATATTTATGAGTTAACTGAACCTGGAGATGTTGATTGTCGGCATCCAAGCTGTAGGTGCAAGCTTAATTCTAGCCACGTTTTTCGGGGGGAGCATCCCCATATTATTTGGACAAGTGATCAATTTCAGGATGAGTATAATTACATTGAAACTTTTACAGTGCTTCCTCTAACAACAAAAACAAGAGATACAGGTTTGCCAACAACTTATCCATTACCACCTAACCAGAATAATGGTTTGTCCGAAAAATCGTATGTATTAGTTCATCAGTTGACTACGGTGGATGCTAATTGCTTTAAGAATTCTAATGGAAATTGGCTGGAAAGGGTTGGGCAGGTAACAAAAGATGATCGGCAAGAGATTGATGAGCGTTTAAAATACTTTTTGGCGATGCCAGAGAATCCTGAAGACTGGTTGATAAAAAATGCAAGTCCTGAAATTTTGGTAAAGGTTTTTGATTGTTTACCAAGTGTAGAAACAAAAAAACAAGCTATAGAGCAGTTAATTGACCGCTTAGAAGAGTAA
- a CDS encoding L-lactate MFS transporter — protein MTTSNYDSELTVLGLPAAKGRWLLIPLGMGVLLCLGTVYSWSIFRKPLETELNLSATESLLPYTVALVFYAASMPIAGFFIPRVGTRRMTALGGIIVGLGYILASFAAQIQTIILTYGVIAGTGVGIAYGVPMAVVARWFPDKKGLAVGLTIIGFGLSPLITAPLANRLINEYSVRPSLRFLGIIFTIIIVIIALAMKLPPQDWQPPANLANRKSDFQANYPVNMLKSRSFYGLWLCYAIGALIGLSAIGISSPVAEEIIQIEPGLAASSVALFALFNGISRPLFGWLSDRWKPHYLAIGAYTLILIGCLLMVKAEKGAVTSYLVAFCLFWFCLGGWLALAPATTLHFFNPDHYAQNYGIVFTAYGVGALIGTLVTGRIRDWFGTYTYAFYAMAVLAILGIFLASALLKRERSQLANPS, from the coding sequence ATGACTACCAGTAATTACGATTCCGAGTTGACAGTTTTGGGATTACCCGCAGCCAAAGGTAGATGGTTATTAATACCTCTAGGAATGGGCGTTTTACTCTGTTTAGGGACGGTGTACTCTTGGAGTATCTTTAGAAAACCCCTAGAAACAGAATTAAATCTTAGCGCCACGGAAAGCCTATTACCCTACACTGTGGCCCTAGTATTTTATGCCGCTTCTATGCCGATCGCCGGTTTTTTTATTCCCCGGGTAGGCACTCGCAGGATGACTGCTCTGGGCGGAATTATCGTCGGTTTAGGCTATATTCTCGCTAGTTTTGCCGCTCAGATCCAGACGATTATTCTTACCTACGGAGTCATTGCTGGCACGGGAGTAGGCATCGCTTACGGTGTTCCCATGGCAGTGGTGGCGCGCTGGTTTCCCGACAAAAAAGGTTTAGCGGTGGGTTTAACCATTATCGGATTTGGCCTTTCTCCCCTGATTACCGCACCTTTAGCCAATCGATTGATCAATGAATATAGCGTTAGACCAAGTTTAAGATTTTTGGGGATTATCTTTACAATAATTATTGTGATTATTGCCCTCGCCATGAAATTACCCCCTCAAGACTGGCAACCTCCCGCCAATTTAGCTAATCGAAAATCCGACTTTCAGGCCAATTATCCAGTGAATATGCTGAAAAGTCGCTCATTTTATGGCTTATGGCTTTGCTATGCCATTGGTGCTTTAATTGGCTTGAGTGCCATCGGTATTTCTAGTCCTGTCGCTGAGGAAATTATCCAGATCGAGCCGGGGTTAGCCGCTAGTAGTGTTGCGCTATTTGCTTTGTTTAATGGTATTAGTCGTCCTTTGTTCGGTTGGTTGAGCGATCGCTGGAAACCCCATTATCTAGCGATCGGGGCCTATACACTCATTTTGATTGGTTGTCTGTTGATGGTCAAGGCCGAAAAAGGGGCGGTTACAAGCTATCTAGTGGCTTTTTGTCTATTTTGGTTTTGTTTAGGGGGATGGTTAGCCCTAGCTCCCGCTACCACTCTCCACTTCTTTAATCCTGACCACTACGCCCAAAATTACGGTATTGTTTTTACTGCCTACGGTGTCGGTGCTTTAATCGGAACTTTAGTAACCGGTAGAATTCGCGATTGGTTCGGTACTTACACTTATGCTTTTTATGCTATGGCTGTATTGGCAATACTGGGCATTTTTCTCGCTAGTGCCTTACTGAAAAGAGAGCGATCGCAGCTAGCAAATCCTAGCTAG
- a CDS encoding type II toxin-antitoxin system antitoxin SocA domain-containing protein produces MLVDQLIKYFVYETKGHITKTQLVKFIYLADLYAVKWTGKQLTDLDWCYYHYGPWNEEIDRALARMEGVDIFQEQMNEATLIRPLSLEKIGKDLDFPMGLRLILNNIKREWAGSKKIQPLLDYVYSTAPMTEVKKDNPDPEAKVRLDLKKEREKLLCELGV; encoded by the coding sequence ATGTTAGTAGATCAGTTGATCAAATACTTCGTCTATGAGACGAAAGGCCATATTACCAAGACTCAGTTGGTCAAGTTCATCTACCTGGCTGACCTTTATGCTGTCAAGTGGACAGGAAAACAGCTTACTGATTTGGATTGGTGTTACTACCATTACGGTCCTTGGAATGAGGAAATTGACAGGGCTTTAGCTCGGATGGAAGGAGTAGATATTTTTCAAGAACAAATGAATGAGGCGACTTTGATTCGGCCCCTGTCCTTAGAAAAAATTGGTAAAGACTTGGATTTTCCTATGGGTCTGCGCTTGATACTTAATAACATAAAAAGAGAGTGGGCTGGTTCTAAGAAAATACAACCACTATTAGATTATGTTTACAGCACTGCGCCAATGACTGAAGTAAAAAAAGATAACCCTGATCCCGAAGCAAAAGTTCGTCTTGATCTAAAAAAAGAACGAGAAAAGTTATTGTGTGAATTAGGGGTGTAA
- a CDS encoding type II toxin-antitoxin system PemK/MazF family toxin, whose translation MMQPKPTVSRGDVALVLFPNSNLISAKTRPALIVQANDLQTGLPQIIVAMITSQMLRAGHPSRITILLNSLEGQQSGLLTDSVVMTDHLAMIAISAVHRVIGSLPTAEIDQALKHTLGL comes from the coding sequence ATGATGCAGCCAAAGCCCACGGTTAGTCGAGGTGATGTTGCTCTGGTTCTCTTTCCAAATTCCAATCTGATTTCTGCAAAGACACGACCAGCATTGATCGTGCAAGCAAATGACTTACAAACAGGACTGCCCCAAATTATTGTTGCGATGATTACCAGCCAAATGCTTCGGGCCGGCCATCCTAGCCGTATTACTATTCTGCTAAATTCCCTTGAGGGGCAACAGTCAGGCTTGTTGACAGACTCAGTGGTAATGACTGATCATCTAGCGATGATCGCAATATCGGCGGTTCATCGTGTGATTGGCTCATTGCCGACAGCAGAAATTGATCAAGCATTGAAACACACTCTAGGCTTGTAG
- a CDS encoding mannose-1-phosphate guanyltransferase: MRAVLMAGGSGTRLRPLTCDLPKPMVPILNRPIAEHIINLLRKHDITEIITTLHYLPDVMRDYFQDGSDFGVKITYAVEEDQPLGTAGCVKNIAEWLDDTFLVISGDSITDFDLQKAIAFHKSKNSKATLVLTRVPNPIEFGVVITDKEGRIRRFIEKPSTSEIFSDTVNTGTYILEPEVLDYLPYKEEADFSKDLFPLLLQRGEPMYGYVADGYWCDVGHLEAYREAQYDALSGKVNLEFPYREKSPGVWVGTNTYIDPSAHIEAPAMIGNHCRIGANVLIERGSVIGDNVTIGAGSDLKRPILWNGVVIGDEVNLAACTIARGTRIDRRAQVQEGAVIGQLSIVGEEAQINSGVRVWPSKQIESGAILNINLIWGNTAHKNLFGQRGVSGLANIDITPEFAVKLGASYGSILKPGSTVIVSRDQRSVSRMVSRSLIAGLMSVGVNIQNLQANALPISRTLVAKLNVVGGIHVRIHPDRPDFLLIEFLDEKGINVSKAKEKKIEGAYFKEDLRRVGMQEIGSMSYPADILDNYRKTFETQLNVEAIRNSSSKIVIDYAYGVSGAILPELLAKFGCDAVVLNASLRQNALSMQERELLIHQLGHVVEALKANLGVQVSANGEQLVLVDESGLSIRGEQLTALMVNTILTAHPRGTVVVPVHASSAVEQIARRHDGRVVRTKASPSALMEGCQTNPNVVLGGSGQTGFIFPQLHPGFDAMFSVAKLLEMLTIQERSLAQVRAELPRIYNKSTAVRCPWKVKGSLMRYLVETHATDNLELIDGVKVINPLNDDWVLILPDAGEPLLHIYANSEQREWVDRTIKEYRHRVQYFVEHYQGEIVMI; the protein is encoded by the coding sequence ATGCGAGCGGTATTAATGGCAGGTGGTTCGGGGACAAGATTACGTCCGCTTACTTGTGATCTTCCCAAACCGATGGTTCCGATTCTCAACCGTCCGATCGCCGAACATATTATCAATTTACTACGAAAGCATGACATTACCGAAATTATCACCACCCTGCACTATCTCCCCGATGTCATGCGCGACTACTTTCAAGACGGCAGCGACTTTGGGGTAAAAATCACCTACGCTGTGGAGGAGGATCAACCCCTAGGCACCGCAGGATGTGTGAAAAATATTGCCGAATGGTTAGATGATACCTTTCTGGTGATTAGTGGCGATAGTATCACCGATTTTGACCTGCAAAAAGCGATCGCATTCCACAAAAGCAAAAACTCGAAAGCAACCCTTGTCCTAACGCGGGTTCCCAATCCGATCGAATTTGGGGTAGTGATTACCGACAAAGAAGGCAGAATTCGCCGTTTTATCGAAAAACCATCCACCAGCGAGATTTTTTCCGATACTGTCAACACCGGAACCTATATTCTCGAACCAGAAGTCCTCGATTATCTCCCCTACAAAGAAGAAGCCGACTTTTCTAAAGATTTGTTTCCGCTGCTGCTGCAAAGGGGCGAACCTATGTATGGTTATGTGGCCGATGGTTATTGGTGCGATGTCGGTCATCTGGAGGCCTACCGAGAAGCGCAATACGATGCTTTATCTGGCAAAGTTAACCTAGAATTTCCCTATCGAGAAAAATCCCCCGGGGTGTGGGTCGGCACTAATACCTATATCGATCCTAGCGCCCACATTGAGGCCCCGGCCATGATCGGCAATCATTGCCGCATTGGTGCAAATGTTCTAATCGAGAGAGGTTCGGTCATCGGCGATAATGTCACCATCGGCGCTGGTTCCGATCTGAAACGTCCCATCCTCTGGAATGGTGTGGTGATCGGGGATGAGGTCAATTTAGCCGCTTGTACGATCGCTAGAGGAACCAGAATTGATCGACGGGCCCAGGTACAGGAAGGTGCGGTGATCGGACAATTATCGATCGTGGGGGAAGAAGCGCAGATCAACTCCGGGGTCAGAGTCTGGCCGAGTAAACAGATCGAATCGGGAGCCATCCTCAATATTAACCTGATTTGGGGAAATACTGCCCATAAAAACCTCTTTGGTCAACGAGGAGTATCGGGACTGGCTAACATCGATATCACGCCCGAATTCGCCGTTAAACTGGGGGCATCCTACGGTTCTATCCTGAAACCGGGGTCAACGGTAATCGTCTCCCGGGATCAACGTAGTGTCTCGCGCATGGTCAGTCGATCGCTGATTGCCGGTTTAATGTCCGTGGGGGTTAATATCCAAAACCTACAAGCGAATGCTTTACCGATTTCCCGGACTTTAGTGGCTAAATTAAACGTAGTCGGTGGAATTCACGTTCGTATTCATCCCGATCGCCCGGATTTTCTCTTAATCGAGTTTTTAGACGAAAAAGGGATTAATGTTTCCAAAGCCAAGGAAAAGAAAATCGAAGGCGCTTATTTCAAAGAAGATCTGCGACGGGTGGGAATGCAGGAAATCGGCAGTATGTCCTATCCGGCTGATATTCTCGATAATTACCGCAAAACCTTTGAAACTCAGCTAAATGTGGAGGCTATTCGCAATAGTAGCTCCAAAATCGTCATTGATTACGCCTACGGAGTCTCAGGGGCAATTTTACCGGAATTACTGGCCAAATTTGGCTGTGATGCCGTGGTTCTCAATGCCAGTTTACGTCAGAATGCCCTTTCCATGCAGGAAAGAGAGTTACTGATCCATCAATTGGGCCATGTGGTGGAGGCCCTGAAAGCGAACTTAGGGGTACAAGTTTCGGCTAACGGGGAACAATTAGTCCTCGTCGATGAGAGTGGTTTATCGATTCGCGGGGAACAATTAACTGCTTTAATGGTGAATACAATTCTGACCGCCCATCCTCGCGGTACAGTGGTAGTGCCGGTTCATGCTTCTAGTGCCGTGGAACAGATCGCTCGTCGTCACGATGGCCGGGTGGTGCGGACAAAAGCCAGTCCTAGCGCTTTAATGGAAGGATGTCAAACTAATCCTAATGTGGTTTTAGGAGGGTCTGGGCAAACTGGGTTTATTTTTCCGCAATTACATCCCGGTTTTGATGCCATGTTCAGCGTGGCGAAACTTTTGGAGATGTTAACTATTCAGGAACGTTCTCTAGCTCAGGTGCGGGCCGAGTTACCGCGCATTTATAATAAGAGTACGGCGGTGCGCTGTCCTTGGAAAGTAAAGGGTTCTCTGATGCGCTATCTGGTGGAAACTCACGCTACCGATAATCTAGAGTTGATCGATGGGGTGAAGGTGATTAATCCCCTTAATGATGACTGGGTATTGATTTTACCCGATGCTGGAGAGCCTTTATTGCATATCTATGCTAACAGTGAGCAGCGGGAATGGGTCGATCGGACAATTAAAGAATATCGTCATCGTGTGCAGTATTTCGTCGAACATTACCAAGGAGAAATAGTGATGATTTAA
- a CDS encoding DUF3368 domain-containing protein, which translates to MPVVSNTSPILNLAIVDQLELLRRQFSKILIPNAVLEELKVNEERPGSQAIREAISSGWIQVQEASNEPLAQLLKQTLDRGEAEAISLAIELEADWTLLDEREGRKVAKSLGLNVTGILGILLRAKQLGEIESLQPLIDDLVDKAGFRIAPELLVKILTQ; encoded by the coding sequence ATGCCCGTAGTCAGTAACACCTCACCAATTCTCAACTTGGCGATCGTGGATCAGCTTGAACTCCTACGTCGGCAATTCAGCAAAATTCTGATTCCCAATGCGGTCTTGGAGGAATTGAAAGTTAATGAAGAACGACCTGGCTCCCAAGCAATTCGCGAAGCAATCTCATCTGGCTGGATTCAAGTACAAGAGGCAAGTAACGAACCGCTTGCTCAACTTCTAAAGCAAACATTAGATCGAGGGGAGGCTGAGGCGATCTCCCTTGCCATTGAGCTTGAGGCAGATTGGACGCTTCTGGATGAGCGTGAAGGGAGGAAAGTTGCCAAATCTTTAGGATTGAACGTAACGGGGATTTTGGGAATTTTGCTTCGGGCTAAACAGCTAGGTGAAATCGAATCATTACAGCCTTTGATCGATGACTTAGTAGACAAAGCTGGATTTCGGATTGCACCAGAATTATTGGTTAAAATTCTGACGCAGTGA
- a CDS encoding peroxiredoxin has product MTAEGCLRVGQAAPDFSATAVFDQEFKTIKLSDYRGKYVVLFFYPLDFTFVCPTEITAFSDRVSEFASINTEILGVSVDSEFAHLAWIQTERKSGGVGDVAYPLVSDLKKEISTAYNVLDPDAGVSLRGLFIIDKEGVIQHATINNLSFGRSVDETLRTLKAIQYVQSHPDEVCPAGWQEGDATMVPDPVKSKVYFAAV; this is encoded by the coding sequence ATGACCGCCGAAGGTTGCTTAAGAGTCGGACAAGCAGCGCCAGATTTCAGCGCCACCGCCGTTTTCGATCAAGAGTTCAAAACCATCAAATTGTCGGATTATCGGGGTAAATACGTCGTTTTATTCTTCTATCCCCTCGATTTTACCTTTGTTTGCCCCACGGAAATTACTGCCTTCAGCGATCGAGTTAGCGAATTTGCCAGCATCAACACCGAGATTTTAGGGGTGTCCGTCGATAGCGAATTTGCTCACCTGGCATGGATTCAAACTGAGAGAAAATCCGGTGGTGTCGGTGATGTGGCCTATCCGTTGGTGTCGGATCTGAAAAAAGAAATCAGCACCGCTTACAATGTTCTTGACCCAGATGCGGGGGTGTCCCTGCGTGGTCTCTTTATCATCGATAAAGAAGGTGTGATCCAACACGCTACTATTAATAATCTTTCCTTCGGTCGCAGTGTCGATGAAACCCTCCGCACTCTGAAAGCGATTCAATACGTCCAATCCCACCCGGATGAAGTTTGTCCCGCCGGTTGGCAAGAAGGGGATGCTACCATGGTTCCCGACCCTGTGAAGTCGAAAGTTTACTTCGCGGCAGTTTAG
- a CDS encoding DUF6464 family protein — MEQDSLTTEVILTHPRQSLGEIQLDWMPQPGNYLALKGQTYAVLERHHQYQYKIGGYCLRKISLYVQTAPTPNEKSLIEGRWVMGDASCRFNARSELLRCAINPSGPCQDCRFYETINP, encoded by the coding sequence ATGGAACAAGATTCATTAACAACGGAGGTTATTCTGACCCATCCGCGGCAAAGTTTGGGAGAGATACAATTGGATTGGATGCCACAACCGGGGAATTATTTGGCCTTAAAAGGACAAACCTACGCAGTTTTGGAACGTCACCACCAGTATCAATACAAGATTGGTGGCTATTGTTTACGCAAAATTTCCCTTTATGTACAAACTGCTCCCACCCCTAACGAAAAAAGTTTGATTGAAGGACGTTGGGTGATGGGGGATGCCAGTTGTCGTTTTAACGCCAGATCTGAACTGTTGCGCTGTGCGATTAACCCTTCCGGTCCCTGTCAAGATTGTCGTTTTTACGAAACTATTAACCCTTAA
- a CDS encoding UPF0175 family protein, translating to MGLQISISDSIVQALRLPEQRIEQELRRELAIALYTQELLSFGKARELVEMDKYEFGQLLSHRGVVRHYGFAELDDDLSYARSQ from the coding sequence ATGGGACTGCAAATCTCAATTTCTGACTCCATTGTGCAAGCTCTTCGCCTACCTGAACAGCGGATTGAGCAAGAATTGCGTAGGGAATTAGCCATTGCTCTTTATACACAAGAGCTCCTCTCCTTTGGTAAGGCGCGGGAACTGGTTGAGATGGATAAATACGAATTCGGGCAATTGCTTTCCCATCGTGGAGTAGTAAGGCATTACGGTTTTGCCGAATTAGATGATGATTTAAGCTATGCCCGTAGTCAGTAA
- the uvrC gene encoding excinuclease ABC subunit UvrC, giving the protein MFGNNLNSTLIQDLDRLENRLQEIPLEPGVYFLRDQNGEILYIGKSKKLRSRVRSYFRPSQPLSPRIALMVRQVTEIEFIVTDTEAESLALEANLIKQHQPHFNTLLKDDKKYPYICITWSETYPRIFITRKRSINNQKDRYYGPYVDTRLLRYTLHLIKRTFPLRQRPQPLFKDRPCLNYDIGRCPGVCQKLISPQDYRETLQKVAMIFQGRTGELLEKLAAKMLAASENLDFEQAATIRDQIRGLQALNTDQKVSLPDDTVSRDAIALAKDEQHCCIQLFQVRSGRLVGRLGFFADSQSANEGEILQKVLEEHYLSVEGVEIPSEILLPCELPEAEVLAGWLREKKGRKVELTVPQRQTKADLLAMVEKNALYELEKTKRSADRDLQSLQDLAVILDLPALPHRIEGYDISHIQGSHAVASSVAFIDGVAANQHYRHYKIKNPEVKSGHSDDFASLAEVIARRFRRYAENPDKIAESDDFPDLVMIDGGKGQLSAVVTVLGEMNLLEQVKVVSLAKQREEIFLPGESSPLETDKEQPGVQLLRRVRDEAHRFAVSFHRQQRMQKSRRSRLDDIPGLGFKRQKELLAHFHSLDYIREASLEQLQQVTGIGEQLAKEIYNYFHPR; this is encoded by the coding sequence ATGTTCGGGAATAATCTTAACTCTACCCTAATCCAAGACCTCGATCGCCTAGAAAATCGTCTTCAGGAAATTCCCCTCGAACCGGGAGTGTACTTCCTGCGCGACCAAAATGGCGAAATTCTCTACATCGGTAAATCCAAAAAACTCCGGTCTAGAGTCCGTTCCTATTTTCGTCCCAGTCAACCCCTCAGTCCCCGCATTGCTTTAATGGTGCGACAGGTGACGGAAATTGAATTTATCGTCACCGACACGGAAGCAGAATCTTTGGCCCTGGAAGCTAATCTAATTAAACAACATCAGCCCCATTTTAATACTCTCCTCAAGGACGATAAAAAATATCCATACATTTGTATTACTTGGTCGGAAACCTACCCGCGCATTTTTATTACCCGCAAACGTAGCATAAATAACCAAAAAGACCGTTATTATGGTCCCTACGTCGATACCAGGCTGCTGCGCTACACTTTACACCTAATTAAACGCACTTTTCCCCTGCGTCAACGTCCCCAACCTCTTTTCAAAGACCGTCCCTGTTTAAATTATGATATCGGTCGTTGTCCGGGGGTGTGTCAAAAATTAATTAGTCCCCAAGATTATCGAGAAACCTTGCAGAAAGTGGCGATGATTTTTCAGGGAAGGACGGGAGAATTATTAGAGAAATTAGCGGCAAAGATGCTCGCAGCGTCGGAAAACCTAGATTTTGAACAAGCGGCCACGATTAGGGATCAAATTCGCGGATTACAGGCCCTTAATACCGATCAAAAAGTCTCTTTACCCGATGATACCGTATCCCGGGACGCGATCGCTTTAGCTAAGGACGAGCAGCATTGTTGCATACAATTATTTCAAGTGCGTTCTGGTCGTTTGGTGGGACGTTTGGGATTTTTTGCCGATAGTCAGTCAGCAAACGAAGGAGAAATCCTGCAAAAAGTCCTGGAAGAACATTATTTATCGGTGGAAGGGGTGGAAATTCCCAGCGAAATCCTGTTACCCTGCGAATTACCAGAAGCTGAGGTGTTAGCGGGGTGGTTAAGGGAAAAAAAAGGTCGCAAAGTCGAGTTAACTGTCCCCCAACGGCAAACTAAGGCTGATTTATTAGCTATGGTCGAGAAAAACGCTCTTTATGAGTTAGAAAAGACGAAAAGAAGCGCTGACCGCGATTTACAGTCTTTGCAGGATTTAGCGGTAATTCTCGATTTACCGGCACTGCCGCACCGCATCGAGGGTTATGATATTTCTCATATTCAGGGTTCCCATGCAGTGGCGTCGTCAGTGGCGTTTATCGATGGGGTGGCTGCTAATCAACATTATCGTCACTATAAAATCAAAAATCCCGAGGTTAAAAGCGGCCATTCCGATGATTTTGCCAGTTTAGCAGAAGTAATTGCCCGGCGTTTCCGTCGTTATGCTGAAAATCCCGATAAGATTGCCGAAAGTGATGATTTTCCCGATTTGGTCATGATTGATGGGGGAAAAGGACAATTATCGGCCGTGGTGACAGTTTTAGGGGAGATGAATTTATTAGAACAGGTAAAAGTTGTTAGTTTAGCTAAACAGAGAGAGGAGATTTTTTTACCGGGGGAATCCTCTCCTTTAGAGACAGATAAGGAACAACCAGGAGTGCAATTATTACGTCGAGTCAGGGATGAAGCGCACCGCTTTGCTGTTAGCTTTCACCGACAACAAAGGATGCAAAAAAGTCGCCGTTCCCGTTTGGATGATATACCGGGGTTAGGTTTTAAGCGACAAAAAGAGTTATTAGCTCATTTTCATTCTCTGGATTATATTCGCGAAGCTTCCCTAGAACAATTGCAACAGGTGACAGGAATTGGGGAACAATTAGCTAAGGAAATTTATAATTATTTTCACCCTAGGTAG